The genomic DNA GCTGCGCAATATGACAAGGCTCAAGCTCCACATCGGCACGGCCGAGGTCATGTGCCGGGTGTTGCTGCTTGACACCAAGGAGCTGGAGCCGGGTAAGGAGGCGCTGGTTCAGTGCCGGGCGGAAGAGCCGGTGGTGTGCGACTGGAACGACCATTTTGTGATCCGGACCTTTGCGCCGCAGCGAACGATAGGCGGTGGCGTGGTACTCGAGCCAAATCCTGGAAAGGAACGCCGTTTCGACGAAGGCACCGTGAACCGATTGCGAGCGCTGCGCTCAGGTGAAGCAGGCATTGTGTTGGAGCAGTATCTGATGAAGAACCGGTTCGATGCTAAGACTCTGGCCCAGGTAGCCAGAGACCTCGCCATCGCGCAAACGGACGCGGAAAAGCTGCTTGCAGTACTGGTTCGGGCCGGCAAGGCACGGCGGTTTGCGTTCGAGTCCAAAGAGTACGTGACGCATGAGAAGGCATTCACCGAAGCTGGGAGCACCGTTCTCGAAGCGCTAGAACATTTTCATAAGGAGAACCCTTTTCGGCTTGGACTGCGCAAGCCAGAACTGCGTGCTAAGGCTGGGCTGCCGTTGCCGATGTTTGAGACCGTGCTCGGGAGCCTTTCGTCCGAACGCAAAGTTGTGTTGGATGGCGACCGGGTACGGTTGTCAGGACACAAACCAGAACTGAGTCCGGCTGAGCAGCGACTCTTTGACCAGGTCGAGGCTGTTTTTCGTGAAGCCGGTCTGCAATCTCCTTCGTTGACCGATACCCTAGCCCGGGCCGAGAAGAGGGAGGCCGAGCGGGTACGGGCCGCGCTCCTCGAAACTGGCACGCTTGTGGACGTGGGCGAATCGGTTGTGCTACACCGCGACACGATCAGGCAGGCGGAGGAGAGAGTCCGGCAGATGTTCGGCCGCAAGCCGGAGCTGACCGCTTCTGAAATCAGGCAGGAGCTTAAGACAACGCGCAAGTACCTGATTCCGCTCTTGAACTACCTTGACTCAAGAGGTGTGACGCAGCGGAAAGGCGAGGTGAGAGTACTGAGGAAATGACTGGCGAGGAGAGGTCCCAATGGCCAACCACTACGGAAGCGGCCAAGCCCCGCCGCGTGGGAGCAGTTTTGTTCTGTTGTCTGGAGGTTCATGGCTAAGCGTGGAATACTGGCCACGGTTAGCTGCGCCGGTTGAGCATCCAAGCTCGGCAAGGCGCAGTTGGCGCTGGTACTTGACAAACTGAAGCGGCACGAAGACGCGAGGCTACTCGTCGGCATCAACACCGCTGATGATGCGGGTGTCTTTCTGTTGCACAAGGATCTGGCTCTGGTCCAGACAGTGGATATTCTGACGCCGATGGTTGAAGACCCTTACACGTTCGGGCGGATTGCGGCGACGAACTCACTCTCAGACGTGTACGCGATGGCCGGAACCCCGGTAACCGCACTAAATGTCATCGGGTTTCCGGCTCCGGCTGACAAGGCCTGGCTTGCTGCGATTCTCCAGGGCGGCGAGGACGCGGTTGCCGAGGCGGGGGCGGTCGTGTGTGGCGGGCATACGTTCAACGAAAAGGAAATCAAGTTCGGCCTGGCCGTGACCGGCACGATTGCTCCAAGGCGCATCGTAACCAATGCGGGTGCAAAGCCAGGTGATGTGCTGCTTCTGACCAAACCGCTGGGGACCGGTATTTTCGCCCAGGTGATGATGAACGAAGAGAAGGTTGACGACCTGCTGTATCAGGCCGCAACCAAGTCAATGATGACTTTGAACCGGGCCGGGTCCGAGGCGCTCGTTGCGTGCGACGCGAATGCGACGACTGACATAACCGGGTTCGGGCTTCTGGGTCATGCGCAGGAGATGGCCGAAGCAAGTGGAGTGGGGATCCGGTTGACATTCAGCTCAATCCCATTTCTCCCAACGGTTCGCGAGCTGTCTGCAGCTGGCGTCGTTGATGCCGGCGTGGCAATGAACGAGTCGAGCTTCGGACCACTCGTTGACTGGGACCCGGCAATACCGGAATCAGACCGCAATCTGCTCTGGGAGTCAGAGAGTTCGGGCGGGCTTTTGGTAAGTCTGCCCGAGCAGAGCGTGGAGCGGTATAGAGAGATGACCGGTGAGAAGGGAGTTGAGGCCGTTGTGGTAGGCCAGGTACTGGACGGTCCGGCCGGAAGGCTGGAGGTCAGAGAGTAGCATGTTCTGGCAGGCTTTGAAGACGAGGCTGCTTGCGCCGGAGAAACTGGCTGAGTACGCGGTCAAGGCAATCCATCTGGTACTCATCATTGTGGCTGCCTGGCTGGTGTACTTTGTTGTCGCCAGAATAATGCGCCGCGTTGTCGAGAAGGGCGGAGCGCGTGAGCGCAGAGCCAGGACGCTCGTCTCTCTCATCCAGAGCATTCTCGGGTACAGCATACTGTTTGTCGCCATTATTCTCTGTCTGCGCACGCTTGGAGTGGACTATGCCGCGATTCTGGCCGGAGCAGGTGTGATTGGACTGGCCGTGGGTTTTGGAGCACAGACCTTGGTGCGGGACTTTATCTCCGGATTCTTTATCCTTTTCGAAGACCTTATCAGTGTCGGCGACTACGTGACGGTTGGCGATATCGCCGGCACGGTCGAGAAAGTGGGTTTCAGGGCTACGCAGTTACGCGGGTTCGATGGCGTACTGCACGTGGTTCCGAACGGTGAGCTTACCAAGTTTGGTAACGCGAACCGTGGGTTCACGCGTGCACTTGTGACGGTTGACAT from candidate division WOR-3 bacterium includes the following:
- the selB gene encoding selenocysteine-specific translation elongation factor, translated to MHVVVGTAGHIDHGKSALVRALTGTDPDRLKEEKERGMTTDLGFAFLGTDITVIDVPGHERFVRHMLAGASTIDMVVLVVAADDGVMPQTREHFEICRLMGIRQGLVVINKVDLVDAEMLELVKQDVAELVKGSFLEDAPMLAVSALTGQGVAELRQAIVTLAGRVEPKPDRGVFRMPIDRSFSMKGFGTVVAGTVLSGQVRVGDRLELLPERCEVRIRGIQEHNRSVETAGLGERAALNLQGVERTTVTRGHVLATVGYYTPTMMFNATCYLLKDAGRPLRNMTRLKLHIGTAEVMCRVLLLDTKELEPGKEALVQCRAEEPVVCDWNDHFVIRTFAPQRTIGGGVVLEPNPGKERRFDEGTVNRLRALRSGEAGIVLEQYLMKNRFDAKTLAQVARDLAIAQTDAEKLLAVLVRAGKARRFAFESKEYVTHEKAFTEAGSTVLEALEHFHKENPFRLGLRKPELRAKAGLPLPMFETVLGSLSSERKVVLDGDRVRLSGHKPELSPAEQRLFDQVEAVFREAGLQSPSLTDTLARAEKREAERVRAALLETGTLVDVGESVVLHRDTIRQAEERVRQMFGRKPELTASEIRQELKTTRKYLIPLLNYLDSRGVTQRKGEVRVLRK
- a CDS encoding mechanosensitive ion channel family protein; the encoded protein is MFWQALKTRLLAPEKLAEYAVKAIHLVLIIVAAWLVYFVVARIMRRVVEKGGARERRARTLVSLIQSILGYSILFVAIILCLRTLGVDYAAILAGAGVIGLAVGFGAQTLVRDFISGFFILFEDLISVGDYVTVGDIAGTVEKVGFRATQLRGFDGVLHVVPNGELTKFGNANRGFTRALVTVDIAYEQDVEKSLAVARTAAERWYESFQDIALEPPVVQGIVAFGDSGMRIRVVAKVRPMQHWEAERSLRLALKQAFDAAGIEIPFPRRVVYSK